The Deltaproteobacteria bacterium genome contains a region encoding:
- a CDS encoding glycosyltransferase family 9 protein, translated as MNMPGMADIIDDRKIKKILVIQFRPFGDVLLATGYLEALKKRFPGAAIEFLVKKPFHEILHRNPFISKVIAIEPSSGMRYLIDRLGLFRDIRKQCYDLIVDQQNGTGSGQVVLFSKAAYRLGWADSKWRWLYNLKAKQGPVRYRSAQNFDMLQPLGIGESPHRLYYHVEPESMAHAKAWLEHRGISLDRFIVISPGSPREKKKWLAENFSTLADKLVTATKMQVVLLCGPKEYGDARAVLALSRHTRHLALSVDFNHAAAFLKHCRLLICNDGGLNHLSVALGVPSLAIFGNTPPEKWSPQGWFPYHYHLHHADRGARSGNHFGITPEEACQRVLSILDELPPSNTFNSACTFSKT; from the coding sequence ATGAATATGCCTGGAATGGCGGACATTATCGATGATCGAAAGATAAAAAAAATACTGGTCATCCAATTCAGACCATTTGGGGACGTGTTACTGGCCACGGGGTATCTGGAGGCGCTTAAAAAAAGGTTTCCCGGGGCGGCCATCGAATTTTTGGTCAAAAAGCCCTTTCACGAGATCTTGCACCGGAATCCTTTTATTTCCAAGGTCATTGCGATCGAGCCCTCATCGGGAATGCGTTATCTGATCGACAGGCTCGGGCTGTTTCGTGACATTCGAAAACAGTGCTACGACCTGATCGTCGACCAGCAGAACGGCACCGGATCCGGACAGGTGGTGCTGTTCAGCAAAGCCGCCTATCGGCTCGGCTGGGCGGACAGCAAATGGCGCTGGTTGTACAATCTGAAGGCAAAACAGGGTCCGGTGAGATACCGCTCGGCGCAGAACTTCGACATGCTTCAGCCGCTGGGCATCGGCGAAAGCCCCCACCGGCTCTACTACCACGTCGAACCGGAATCCATGGCGCATGCAAAAGCATGGCTGGAGCATCGTGGGATAAGCTTGGATCGGTTCATTGTCATTTCGCCCGGCAGTCCCAGAGAAAAGAAGAAATGGCTCGCTGAAAACTTTTCCACGCTCGCCGATAAGCTCGTGACGGCAACGAAAATGCAGGTGGTCTTGTTGTGCGGGCCTAAAGAGTACGGCGATGCCAGGGCCGTCCTGGCGCTATCCCGCCACACCCGCCACCTGGCACTCTCCGTCGATTTCAACCATGCGGCCGCCTTTTTAAAACATTGCCGTCTGCTGATCTGCAACGACGGCGGCCTCAACCATCTGTCGGTTGCCTTGGGAGTGCCCTCCCTGGCTATTTTCGGGAACACGCCGCCCGAGAAATGGTCCCCGCAGGGCTGGTTCCCATACCATTACCACCTGCACCACGCGGACAGAGGGGCGCGATCGGGAAACCATTTCGGCATCACGCCCGAAGAAGCCTGTCAACGGGTGCTGTCGATTCTGGATGAATTGCCGCCGTCCAACACCTTCAACAGCGCCTGCACTTTCTCGAAAACCTGA